One genomic window of Gossypium hirsutum isolate 1008001.06 chromosome D11, Gossypium_hirsutum_v2.1, whole genome shotgun sequence includes the following:
- the LOC107910862 gene encoding SUPPRESSOR OF GAMMA RESPONSE 1 isoform X2, whose translation MASRSWLIDSRSIAKKVKNAIQITDPDCGANRECPNCHCRIDNSDVSPQWPGLPIGLKFDPSDIELLEHLAAKCGVGDLKPHPFIDEFIPTLNEDQGICYTHPQNLPGVKKDGSSIHFFHQTINAYATGQRKRRRIQNRHSTIEEHVRWHKTGKTKPVIENGVRKGWKKIMVLYKRSNRAHKPEKSNWVMHQYHLGAEEVEVGGEYVVSKISCQQPKQTDKNDGVTRMEDSDNSMIRASPRTPKTMTRSPPRPWESMIYEDDIDEKVHQESKFAAEGSNLPIQGVECEDHLEYPLWLAGESQAAVNSEMNCLDNSSLQVKNSVKDRVSYAVHDPGTMEMSAGNKDTCTCGISELENLEFDTPPDVQLSDLQFDSQESISSWLDQL comes from the exons CAGAAGCTGGCTCATTGACAGTAGATCAATTGCAAAGAAAGTAAAAAACGCCATTCAAATCACTGACCCTGACTGTGGAGCAAATCGTGAATGTCCGAACTGTCATTGCCGTATTGATAATAGTGAT GTTTCGCCTCAGTGGCCTGGCCTTCCAATTGGATTGAAATTTGATCCCTCCGATATCGAGCTTTTAGAGCATTTAGCTGCCAAATGCGGCGTCGGAGACTTAAAACCACACCCCTTTATCGACGAGTTTATCCCCACACTGAACGAGGATCAAGGAATCTGTTACACTCATCCTCAAAATCTCCCTG gtGTAAAGAAAGATGGGAGTAGTATCCACTTCTTTCATCAAACCATCAATGCTTATGCTACTGGTCAGCGAAAGCGCCGCAGGATCCAGAACCGACATAGTACGATCGAGGAGCATGTTCGATGGCATAAGACCGGAAAGACCAAACCTGTCATAGAAAATGGAGTTCGCAAGGGCTGGAAGAAGATCATGGTTCTCTATAAACGTTCGAACCGAGCTCACAAGCCCGAAAAGTCGAATTGGGTGATGCATCAGTACCATTTAGGGGCTGAAGAAGTAGAAGTTGGTGGGGAATATGTGGTTTCTAAAATTTCATGTCAACAACCAAAACAGACCGATAAGAATGATGGCGTTACTAGGATGGAAGATTCAGATAACTCAATGATTCGTGCGAGTCCAAGGACCCCGAAAACGATGACTCGGAGTCCACCTCGGCCATGGGAATCAATGATATATGAAGATGACATTGACGAAAAGGTGCACCAG GAATCAAAATTTGCTGCAGAAGGATCTAATCTACCGATCCAGGGTGTTGAATGTGAGGATCATTTGGAGTATCCATTATGGTTGGCTGGGGAATCTCAGGCTGCTGTAAATTCCGAGATGAATTGCTTGGATAATTCTTCCCTGCAGGTAAAGAATTCGGTAAAGGATCGAGTCTCGTACGCCGTTCATGATCCTGGCACGATGGAGATGTCGGCCGGAAACAAAGATACATGCACTTGCGGAATTTCCGAGCTTGAGAACTTGGAATTTGATACACCACCAGATGTGCAACTATCT GATCTACAATTTGATTCCCAGGAAAGCATAAGTTCATGGTTAGACCAGTTATGA
- the LOC107911769 gene encoding SAGA-associated factor 29 homolog A has translation MSSPDIASILENSRELDRLRKEQEEVLVEINKLHKKLQATPEVVEKPGDSSLSRLKSLYIQARDLSEREVTISNLLLNQLDAFLPSGPPGQQRRKMDGNDQKRKRMKSDSDISRLSPSMRSHIEACVSLKDEQVAARVTSDAEKDEWFVVKVINFDEKTKEFEVLDEEPGDEEEGSGQKKYKLPASCIIPFPKRNDPASTPEFPAGRQVLAVYPGTTALYKATVISTPRKRKSDEYLLEFDDDEEDGALPQRTVPFHKVVQLPEGHRQ, from the exons ATGTCGTCTCCGGACATTGCTTCAATCTTGGAAAACTCGAGGGAACTCGATCGGTTAAGGAAAGAACAAGAAGAGGTGCTTGTCGAAATCAACAAGCTTCACAAGAAGCTTCAAGCTA CTCCTGAGGTAGTTGAGAAACCCGGCGATTCTTCATTATCGAGGCTGAAAAGTTTATATATTCAAGCTAGAGATCTTTCGGAAAGAGAAGTAAC GATTTCGAACTTGTTACTAAATCAACTTGATGCTTTCTTGCCATCTGGACCTCCGGGACAACAACGAAGAAAGATGG ATGGTAATGATCAGAAAAGGAAAAGAATGAAGTCTGATTCGGATATTTCTCGCCTTTCTCCTTCAATGCGGAGTCATATCGAGGCATGTGTTAGTCTCAAAGATGAACAG GTAGCTGCAAGAGTCACCTCGGATGCTGAGAAGGATGAGTGGTTTGTCGTAAAAGTGATAAATTTTGACGAGAAAACAAAAGA ATTTGAAGTACTCGACGAGGAGCCGGGTGATGAGGAAGAGGGCAGTGGCCAAAA GAAGTACAAGCTGCCTGCATCTTGCATTATACCTTTCCCGAAGCGGAACGACCCAGCTAGTACTCCAGAATTCCCTGCCGGGAGACAAGTTTTGGCCGTTTATCCTGGAACAACCGCACTGTATAAGGCAACTGTCATCAGCACTCCTCGAAAG AGGAAATCAGATGA GTATTTACTGGAATTCGATGATGACGAGGAAGATGGAGCTTTGCCTCAGCGGACGGTACCGTTTCACAAGGTGGTTCAATTGCCGGAAGGACATCGGCAATGA
- the LOC107910862 gene encoding SUPPRESSOR OF GAMMA RESPONSE 1 isoform X1, producing MASRSWLIDSRSIAKKVKNAIQITDPDCGANRECPNCHCRIDNSDVSPQWPGLPIGLKFDPSDIELLEHLAAKCGVGDLKPHPFIDEFIPTLNEDQGICYTHPQNLPGKGPCPTYSSLLMVYKFDSEDHFHFFFAGVKKDGSSIHFFHQTINAYATGQRKRRRIQNRHSTIEEHVRWHKTGKTKPVIENGVRKGWKKIMVLYKRSNRAHKPEKSNWVMHQYHLGAEEVEVGGEYVVSKISCQQPKQTDKNDGVTRMEDSDNSMIRASPRTPKTMTRSPPRPWESMIYEDDIDEKVHQESKFAAEGSNLPIQGVECEDHLEYPLWLAGESQAAVNSEMNCLDNSSLQVKNSVKDRVSYAVHDPGTMEMSAGNKDTCTCGISELENLEFDTPPDVQLSDLQFDSQESISSWLDQL from the exons CAGAAGCTGGCTCATTGACAGTAGATCAATTGCAAAGAAAGTAAAAAACGCCATTCAAATCACTGACCCTGACTGTGGAGCAAATCGTGAATGTCCGAACTGTCATTGCCGTATTGATAATAGTGAT GTTTCGCCTCAGTGGCCTGGCCTTCCAATTGGATTGAAATTTGATCCCTCCGATATCGAGCTTTTAGAGCATTTAGCTGCCAAATGCGGCGTCGGAGACTTAAAACCACACCCCTTTATCGACGAGTTTATCCCCACACTGAACGAGGATCAAGGAATCTGTTACACTCATCCTCAAAATCTCCCTGGTAAGGGTCCATGCCCGACATATTCGAGTCTTTTAATGGTTTACAAATTTGATTCTGaggatcattttcattttttttttgcaggtGTAAAGAAAGATGGGAGTAGTATCCACTTCTTTCATCAAACCATCAATGCTTATGCTACTGGTCAGCGAAAGCGCCGCAGGATCCAGAACCGACATAGTACGATCGAGGAGCATGTTCGATGGCATAAGACCGGAAAGACCAAACCTGTCATAGAAAATGGAGTTCGCAAGGGCTGGAAGAAGATCATGGTTCTCTATAAACGTTCGAACCGAGCTCACAAGCCCGAAAAGTCGAATTGGGTGATGCATCAGTACCATTTAGGGGCTGAAGAAGTAGAAGTTGGTGGGGAATATGTGGTTTCTAAAATTTCATGTCAACAACCAAAACAGACCGATAAGAATGATGGCGTTACTAGGATGGAAGATTCAGATAACTCAATGATTCGTGCGAGTCCAAGGACCCCGAAAACGATGACTCGGAGTCCACCTCGGCCATGGGAATCAATGATATATGAAGATGACATTGACGAAAAGGTGCACCAG GAATCAAAATTTGCTGCAGAAGGATCTAATCTACCGATCCAGGGTGTTGAATGTGAGGATCATTTGGAGTATCCATTATGGTTGGCTGGGGAATCTCAGGCTGCTGTAAATTCCGAGATGAATTGCTTGGATAATTCTTCCCTGCAGGTAAAGAATTCGGTAAAGGATCGAGTCTCGTACGCCGTTCATGATCCTGGCACGATGGAGATGTCGGCCGGAAACAAAGATACATGCACTTGCGGAATTTCCGAGCTTGAGAACTTGGAATTTGATACACCACCAGATGTGCAACTATCT GATCTACAATTTGATTCCCAGGAAAGCATAAGTTCATGGTTAGACCAGTTATGA